From a single Methylosinus sp. H3A genomic region:
- a CDS encoding DUF4265 domain-containing protein, with the protein MAMLENKLKILFRLDQEDWHGHATETLWAEHVEGSNWTRFTILNSPFLVTGLSFLDVVCAAPRVEDHIFDFTSVAERCGHSTYMLLVDDEDALACRDWRLLKTMGCFYESMHIDLTIGRKLLLSVDIPDLVDIAEAHAIIADGEAKGRWLYQVGDTTFTAGMLPIF; encoded by the coding sequence TCGCCTCGACCAAGAGGACTGGCACGGCCATGCGACCGAAACGCTCTGGGCCGAGCATGTCGAAGGAAGCAATTGGACGAGATTTACAATTCTGAATTCCCCGTTCCTCGTGACCGGCTTGTCGTTCTTGGATGTCGTATGCGCCGCCCCGAGGGTCGAGGATCACATTTTTGATTTTACGAGCGTCGCCGAAAGATGCGGTCACTCGACCTATATGCTGCTCGTCGATGACGAAGACGCATTGGCCTGCCGCGACTGGAGGCTGCTGAAGACGATGGGCTGCTTCTATGAGAGCATGCATATAGATCTGACCATCGGGCGAAAATTGCTCCTGAGCGTCGACATTCCCGATCTCGTCGATATCGCCGAGGCGCATGCGATCATCGCGGACGGCGAAGCAAAAGGCCGCTGGCTCTATCAGGTCGGCGACACGACATTCACAGCGGGAATGCTGCCGATATTTTGA
- a CDS encoding DUF6502 family protein — MADSDENGLSDAARLQQPIARVLRPLVRLFIRYGATFPALCDLLRELYVNVAVHDFALPDKEQTDSRISLLTGIHRKEVRRLREAGAPVRTVPASVSRTSQIVALWLGDRRFTDRKGAPAPLRRAGSDGRGPTFEALVEEVTRDVRPRAVLDEWLDRKIVSIDKDGRVALGEAAIAPNKSDERQLYYFGRNLHDHIAAAVANIVSEPAPFMERAVHYEGLSEDSARRLETLSRELAMEGLIAANREAQTLQQSGEGGNWRWTFGIYVYREDERPPQEPTNGQKGVRS; from the coding sequence ATGGCCGACAGCGACGAAAATGGGCTTTCCGACGCCGCGCGTCTCCAGCAGCCGATCGCTCGGGTGCTGCGTCCGCTGGTGCGCCTGTTCATTCGCTATGGAGCGACCTTTCCGGCGCTCTGCGATCTGCTGCGCGAGCTCTACGTAAATGTCGCGGTTCATGACTTCGCGCTGCCCGACAAAGAGCAGACCGACAGCCGCATCAGCCTGCTCACCGGCATTCACCGCAAGGAGGTCCGACGCCTGCGGGAGGCCGGCGCCCCAGTGCGGACCGTTCCCGCGAGCGTATCGCGCACGTCGCAAATCGTCGCGCTATGGCTTGGCGACCGACGATTCACCGACAGGAAAGGCGCTCCGGCGCCTCTGCGGCGAGCCGGATCGGACGGGCGCGGGCCGACTTTCGAAGCCCTCGTCGAAGAGGTGACGCGAGACGTGCGTCCACGCGCAGTTCTCGACGAATGGCTCGACCGCAAGATCGTGTCGATCGACAAGGACGGCAGAGTCGCGCTCGGCGAAGCGGCGATCGCTCCCAATAAGAGCGATGAGCGCCAGCTCTATTATTTCGGTCGCAATCTCCACGATCACATTGCCGCGGCCGTCGCCAATATCGTCAGCGAGCCGGCGCCCTTCATGGAACGCGCGGTTCACTACGAGGGGCTGTCGGAAGACAGCGCGCGGCGACTCGAGACGCTGTCCCGCGAGCTGGCGATGGAGGGGCTGATCGCCGCCAATCGTGAAGCTCAGACGCTCCAGCAAAGTGGGGAAGGTGGAAACTGGCGCTGGACTTTCGGCATCTATGTTTATCGAGAGGACGAGCGACCGCCGCAGGAGCCGACCAACGGACAAAAAGGCGTCCGCTCGTGA
- a CDS encoding YebC/PmpR family DNA-binding transcriptional regulator: protein MAGHSQFKNIMHKKGKQDAIRSKLFSKLAREITVAAKMGLPDPNMNARLRAAMLAARAENMPKDNIERAIKKASGADAENYDEVRYEGYAPGGVAVIIEALTDNRNRTAGEIRSYFTKAGGALAETGAVSFMFDRVGLIEFPRKAASEDAMMEAAIEAGAEDVSTTEETHEIVTSVEGLRDVAKALEAKFGEPKKAALVWRPQNTVAVDDEAGEKILKLIGALEDNDDVQNVYANFEVSDALVAKLSG, encoded by the coding sequence ATGGCAGGGCATAGTCAGTTCAAGAACATCATGCACAAGAAGGGCAAGCAGGATGCGATTCGCTCCAAGCTCTTCTCCAAGCTCGCCCGCGAAATCACCGTCGCCGCCAAAATGGGCCTGCCCGACCCCAATATGAATGCGCGCCTGCGCGCCGCCATGCTCGCGGCCCGCGCCGAGAACATGCCCAAGGACAATATCGAGCGGGCCATCAAAAAGGCCTCGGGCGCGGACGCCGAGAATTACGACGAGGTGCGCTACGAGGGCTATGCGCCGGGCGGCGTCGCCGTCATCATCGAGGCGCTGACCGACAATCGCAACCGCACCGCCGGCGAAATCCGCTCCTATTTCACGAAGGCGGGCGGCGCGCTGGCCGAGACCGGCGCCGTCTCCTTCATGTTCGACCGCGTCGGCCTTATCGAATTCCCCCGCAAGGCGGCCTCCGAGGACGCCATGATGGAGGCAGCGATCGAAGCCGGGGCGGAGGATGTCTCCACCACGGAGGAGACGCATGAGATCGTCACCTCCGTCGAGGGGTTGCGCGACGTCGCCAAGGCGCTCGAGGCCAAGTTCGGCGAGCCGAAGAAGGCGGCGCTGGTCTGGCGGCCGCAAAACACCGTCGCCGTCGACGACGAGGCCGGCGAGAAAATTCTCAAGCTGATCGGCGCGCTCGAGGACAATGACGACGTCCAGAACGTCTATGCCAATTTCGAAGTGTCCGACGCTCTGGTCGCGAAACTCTCGGGCTGA
- a CDS encoding carbon-nitrogen hydrolase family protein, whose product MKVTLVQMNSVSDKAANLAAARALIDQAVREERPDWICLPEVFDFIGGNRADKAAAAEELPGGPAYSLCSALAREYGVYIHAGSILEKVPGEERLHNTTVAFDRSGREIARYRKIHMFDITAPDGAQYRESAAFKPGDAVVTYDCDGLTVGCAICYDLRFPYLFQALADKGADIVALPSAFTLVTGKDHWEVLARARAIEIQAYVCAPNQTGAHKAGHETRASYGNSLIADPWGHVVGRASEGVGLVSTRIDRDRIRKVRAMIPVASHRVTLPA is encoded by the coding sequence ATGAAAGTCACACTGGTCCAGATGAATTCGGTCAGCGACAAAGCCGCCAATCTCGCCGCAGCCCGCGCCCTGATCGACCAGGCCGTCCGCGAGGAGCGCCCCGACTGGATCTGTCTGCCGGAGGTCTTCGACTTCATCGGAGGCAATCGCGCCGACAAGGCCGCCGCCGCCGAGGAGCTGCCGGGCGGCCCCGCCTATTCGCTCTGCAGCGCCCTGGCGCGGGAATATGGCGTCTATATCCACGCCGGCTCCATTCTCGAGAAGGTTCCCGGCGAGGAACGGCTCCACAACACCACCGTCGCCTTCGACCGCAGCGGCAGAGAGATCGCGCGCTACCGCAAGATCCATATGTTCGACATTACCGCGCCCGATGGCGCGCAATATCGTGAAAGCGCGGCCTTCAAGCCGGGAGACGCCGTCGTCACCTATGACTGCGACGGCCTCACCGTCGGCTGCGCCATTTGTTACGATCTGCGTTTTCCGTATTTGTTCCAGGCCCTCGCAGACAAGGGCGCGGACATTGTCGCGCTGCCCTCGGCCTTCACCCTCGTCACCGGCAAGGACCATTGGGAGGTGCTCGCCCGCGCCCGCGCGATCGAGATCCAGGCCTATGTCTGCGCCCCGAATCAGACCGGCGCGCACAAGGCCGGGCATGAGACGCGCGCAAGCTACGGCAATTCTCTGATCGCCGACCCCTGGGGCCATGTCGTCGGCCGCGCATCGGAGGGCGTCGGCCTCGTCTCGACGCGAATCGATCGCGACCGCATCCGCAAGGTCCGCGCCATGATTCCGGTCGCGAGCCATAGGGTGACGCTGCCTGCATGA
- a CDS encoding glycosyltransferase family 1 protein, with amino-acid sequence MNMHATPDFPIDGRSSARSTGVQSPQDDATKIALYLAAQIQKEHLELYRQRVAGAVDPITAHVYRKIKELLWTTTRLLGLAHLHDGTQKRTPRPRHPPLPLCDRDPTHVILAATSPRLFIDVTPTFRFGGNQGIQRVVREVAKRTLRGEGSIPVVIENGTLVPYFGASRRRRSIEFRKGDKFLILDASWLVTDEYVPIIEELTEAGGQLVTLVYDLIPLTQPLSVAAPMTEQFRAWFDAIVLKSDRILCISRSVADDLVSYVLHEGVRTKPDLRVGWWRLGADFDDQAETSISADVLELTATKTPIFLSVGTLEPRKGYPIALEAFDLLWRANIIDARYVIVGRAGWQSEALQRDILNHPEYGRRLFWLNDSSDADLRHCYEHARALIFPSMIEGFGLPLVEAGRRGIPVIASDIPVFHEIGGADVRYFDLLDPIDLADEILRLSREAPTRSRSSYVTWDAAAEALLELVSTDAYQAPIGRAASARGFSAHA; translated from the coding sequence ATGAACATGCATGCAACGCCAGACTTTCCGATCGACGGCCGCTCATCCGCTCGCTCCACCGGCGTTCAGTCGCCGCAGGATGATGCGACCAAAATCGCTCTCTATCTGGCTGCGCAGATCCAAAAGGAGCATCTCGAGCTCTATCGACAGCGTGTCGCTGGAGCCGTCGATCCGATCACGGCGCATGTCTATCGGAAGATAAAAGAGCTACTTTGGACGACCACGCGATTGCTCGGACTTGCGCATTTGCACGACGGCACGCAGAAGCGCACCCCGAGGCCTCGCCATCCGCCGCTTCCTCTGTGCGACCGAGATCCGACACATGTAATTCTCGCCGCCACTTCGCCTCGTCTGTTCATCGATGTGACGCCCACATTTCGTTTCGGAGGAAACCAGGGAATCCAACGCGTCGTGCGAGAGGTCGCCAAGAGAACGCTTCGCGGTGAGGGATCGATTCCCGTGGTGATCGAAAACGGAACGCTCGTTCCCTATTTCGGGGCTTCGCGCAGGAGGCGGTCTATCGAATTTCGAAAAGGCGACAAATTCCTGATCTTGGACGCGAGCTGGCTGGTGACCGACGAATATGTTCCGATCATCGAAGAGCTGACCGAGGCCGGCGGACAGCTCGTGACGCTCGTCTATGATCTCATCCCTCTGACGCAGCCGCTCAGCGTCGCTGCTCCGATGACAGAACAATTCCGAGCGTGGTTCGACGCCATCGTTCTGAAGAGCGATCGAATCCTGTGCATCTCTCGAAGCGTCGCCGACGATCTCGTGTCCTATGTCTTGCACGAGGGGGTTCGGACAAAGCCTGATCTACGAGTCGGCTGGTGGCGACTCGGCGCGGATTTCGACGATCAGGCCGAAACATCGATCTCGGCGGATGTGCTGGAGCTAACGGCGACAAAGACACCGATTTTCTTGAGCGTCGGCACGCTCGAGCCGCGAAAGGGATATCCGATCGCGCTCGAAGCCTTCGATCTCCTATGGCGCGCGAACATCATCGACGCGCGCTATGTCATCGTCGGCCGCGCGGGTTGGCAGAGCGAGGCTTTGCAGCGTGACATCCTAAACCATCCGGAATACGGCCGTCGTCTCTTCTGGTTGAACGACTCGAGCGATGCAGATCTCAGACATTGCTACGAGCACGCGCGCGCCTTGATTTTTCCATCGATGATCGAAGGATTCGGTCTCCCCCTGGTGGAAGCGGGGCGCCGCGGCATTCCGGTCATCGCCTCGGACATTCCGGTGTTTCATGAAATAGGGGGCGCCGATGTCCGCTATTTCGATCTTCTCGATCCGATCGATCTGGCCGACGAGATCTTGCGCCTGTCACGCGAGGCGCCGACGAGAAGCCGATCGTCTTACGTCACTTGGGACGCCGCCGCCGAGGCGCTTCTGGAACTCGTTTCGACCGACGCCTATCAAGCGCCAATCGGCCGCGCGGCGTCTGCGCGCGGATTCTCCGCCCATGCCTGA
- a CDS encoding DUF5666 domain-containing protein, which produces MSPLRNPTRRQFTTLLGWLLSSVSTRARAAGDKPRDNGIGGTGYISAFPDRDNGIGGTGVVGTIRAFGSIIVNGLRVSYPADADVRIDGRQASVGDLRIGHVVSLVAERDGTKLTTKKIGVLREVVGPIEKISGHGLRVLGQTVEFGRGAKIEKTSAFSVGQHVAVSGLRLPDQTIVASLVEIAAPGAAQLVGVVTRSSDRRLAIGAQPLSGVAEAMLGQRIMVRGAATAGALDVTSTSADAWLPRGPDNFLVETYLERRGATVKTASGLELGGGDLAFQGVVRAVVGIDATSVGAWSIRSLHASETLGNRGAAKERRERSELPSPSGRPAGQETSPSIGVDLPSGFGVPDGPRGYGTPVAPGGPIGPGMPGGPGGFGGGGPSHGGGRPTR; this is translated from the coding sequence GTGAGCCCGCTTCGAAATCCGACCCGACGCCAGTTCACGACGCTTCTGGGGTGGCTCCTGTCCTCGGTTTCGACGCGCGCGCGAGCCGCCGGAGACAAGCCGCGAGACAATGGCATAGGCGGAACGGGCTACATCTCCGCCTTTCCCGATCGCGACAATGGCATAGGCGGAACCGGCGTCGTCGGAACGATACGCGCTTTCGGCAGCATCATCGTCAACGGCCTTCGCGTCTCCTATCCCGCAGACGCCGATGTCCGCATCGACGGTCGCCAAGCGAGCGTCGGCGATCTGCGAATCGGCCATGTGGTGTCGCTCGTCGCAGAGCGCGACGGGACGAAGCTCACGACAAAGAAGATCGGCGTGCTCCGCGAAGTGGTCGGGCCGATCGAAAAAATCTCGGGCCATGGCCTGCGCGTTCTCGGGCAGACGGTCGAGTTCGGGCGTGGCGCGAAGATCGAAAAGACCAGCGCTTTTTCGGTGGGCCAGCATGTCGCGGTGAGCGGCCTGCGCCTACCCGATCAAACGATCGTCGCCAGCCTCGTCGAAATCGCCGCGCCGGGCGCGGCTCAGCTCGTCGGCGTCGTCACCCGATCGTCGGATCGACGATTGGCGATCGGCGCACAGCCGCTATCGGGGGTCGCGGAAGCCATGCTCGGTCAACGAATCATGGTGCGCGGCGCCGCGACGGCGGGCGCGTTGGATGTGACGTCGACCTCTGCGGACGCCTGGCTGCCGCGCGGGCCGGATAATTTCCTCGTGGAGACCTATCTCGAACGTCGCGGCGCGACAGTGAAAACCGCGAGCGGCTTGGAGCTCGGCGGCGGCGATCTGGCCTTTCAGGGCGTCGTTCGGGCTGTCGTCGGCATAGATGCGACATCCGTTGGCGCTTGGTCCATCCGCTCGCTCCACGCCAGCGAGACTCTCGGCAACCGGGGAGCCGCCAAGGAGCGGCGCGAGCGCTCTGAGCTGCCGAGCCCGTCTGGCCGCCCTGCCGGACAGGAGACATCCCCGTCGATCGGCGTCGACCTTCCGTCGGGCTTCGGCGTTCCGGATGGACCGCGCGGCTACGGAACTCCCGTCGCCCCGGGCGGCCCCATCGGTCCCGGCATGCCCGGAGGGCCAGGCGGTTTCGGCGGCGGCGGGCCGAGCCACGGCGGCGGCCGGCCGACACGATAA
- a CDS encoding sensor histidine kinase KdpD, whose product MKGSRRAIEAVIANLVDNALRAEPVGGVVSVVVGADASIAVVDHGAGVEESDRELIFEPFWRKNDLTPGTGLGLAIVQELVGLHGGAISVSTTRGGGAKFEVTFPMTDRR is encoded by the coding sequence GTGAAGGGAAGCCGTCGCGCGATCGAAGCGGTCATCGCCAATCTCGTCGACAATGCTCTGCGCGCGGAGCCCGTGGGAGGAGTCGTGAGCGTGGTCGTCGGCGCCGATGCGTCGATCGCAGTCGTCGACCATGGGGCGGGCGTCGAAGAATCGGACCGCGAGCTGATTTTCGAACCATTCTGGCGCAAAAACGACCTCACGCCGGGCACGGGACTCGGCTTGGCGATCGTACAGGAGCTCGTTGGTCTCCACGGCGGCGCGATCTCGGTGTCGACGACGCGCGGCGGCGGCGCGAAATTCGAAGTGACCTTTCCAATGACCGATCGCCGCTGA
- a CDS encoding integration host factor subunit alpha, whose translation MTKKIEPGRTLTRAALREAVYSCCPTLSRAEARQILDATFEEISEALVRGESVKLRSFGSFNVRAKRERVGRNPKTGVEAPICSRKVLTFKASPVLIAQVNGLPIEHLEEAD comes from the coding sequence ATGACGAAGAAGATCGAGCCAGGGCGCACTTTGACGCGGGCGGCCCTGCGCGAAGCCGTGTACAGCTGTTGTCCGACGCTGTCGCGAGCAGAAGCCCGCCAAATCCTCGACGCCACCTTCGAGGAGATCAGCGAAGCCCTGGTGCGGGGGGAGTCGGTCAAGCTGCGCTCCTTCGGCAGCTTCAACGTCCGCGCCAAGCGCGAACGCGTCGGCCGCAATCCAAAGACCGGCGTCGAAGCGCCGATCTGCTCCCGCAAGGTTCTCACCTTCAAGGCCTCGCCCGTGCTCATCGCCCAGGTGAATGGATTGCCGATCGAGCATTTGGAAGAGGCGGACTGA
- a CDS encoding DUF4265 domain-containing protein codes for MTAIGDKAIVEVGNIPFFSKSVSLGDHLLVALVDNCLVIESVVERGGHSTYRIFIEQRNDEATALLGLLKDRGCDWEKTFFRGGELYAVDVFPETDIHDVYQLLEIGQREGAWLFEEGYVGHAFEGPALRRD; via the coding sequence GTGACGGCGATCGGCGACAAAGCGATTGTCGAAGTCGGCAATATTCCGTTTTTCTCCAAGAGCGTGAGCCTCGGGGACCATTTGCTCGTCGCTCTCGTCGACAATTGCCTCGTGATAGAGAGTGTCGTCGAGAGAGGCGGCCACTCGACATACAGAATATTTATCGAGCAAAGGAATGACGAAGCAACCGCTTTGCTCGGTCTGCTGAAGGACCGCGGGTGCGACTGGGAGAAGACATTCTTCAGAGGCGGAGAGCTATACGCCGTGGACGTTTTTCCGGAGACAGATATTCACGACGTTTACCAGCTGCTCGAAATAGGCCAGAGAGAGGGAGCCTGGCTGTTCGAAGAGGGCTATGTCGGACATGCTTTCGAGGGGCCTGCGCTCCGTCGTGATTAG